In a genomic window of Staphylococcus taiwanensis:
- a CDS encoding GNAT family N-acetyltransferase: MEFKLITYFDESYIDSIYEIYQSVGWLKHDKETICEIFRNSTHVVLTIYDNKVIGVARALSDGVFNAAIYDVVVNKDFQNKQIGMRMLERLLDEIGLVSCIHLISTIVNLDFYQKAGFKKLKTGMVIYQDKRLTDTYTE, translated from the coding sequence ATGGAGTTTAAGCTAATTACTTATTTCGATGAAAGCTATATTGATTCAATTTATGAAATATATCAATCAGTTGGTTGGTTAAAACATGACAAAGAGACTATATGTGAAATTTTCCGTAATAGTACACATGTCGTCTTAACTATTTATGATAATAAAGTCATTGGCGTAGCTAGGGCATTATCAGATGGTGTATTCAATGCAGCCATTTATGATGTTGTAGTTAACAAAGATTTTCAAAATAAACAAATTGGTATGCGTATGCTCGAACGCCTTCTAGATGAAATAGGCTTAGTTTCGTGCATACATTTAATATCAACTATTGTTAATTTAGATTTTTATCAAAAAGCGGGATTTAAAAAATTGAAAACTGGTATGGTTATATACCAAGATAAACGTCTAACAGATACATATACTGAATAA
- a CDS encoding phosphatase PAP2 family protein, translating to MNILFNKSKLNILFILSVLAFLTIILGMKLHMLLITFVDQSSFHWFLHSFGVPQMNYHGSWFNDYMTIVATYGDILPFVILTILMALIVFLKRHVILSIWLLLTVASGGLIGIMFKDLIHRARPYDHLSIDSGYSFPSGHSLASTLVIMIIVLFFIPKIHNKLLKWSLTIMLTMVWLSILFSRLYFHAHYLTDVMGGVTFSLSWGFGCIMLYQQFAMKLNQLRIFKKNKNYHVFN from the coding sequence ATGAATATATTATTTAACAAATCTAAATTAAACATCTTATTTATTTTGAGTGTGTTGGCCTTCTTAACAATTATATTAGGAATGAAACTGCATATGCTATTAATCACTTTTGTAGATCAAAGTTCTTTCCATTGGTTTTTACACTCATTTGGTGTTCCGCAAATGAATTATCACGGAAGTTGGTTTAATGATTATATGACTATCGTCGCAACTTATGGAGACATACTACCTTTCGTCATTTTAACTATCCTAATGGCACTTATAGTATTTCTAAAACGTCATGTCATATTGTCTATTTGGCTTTTACTTACTGTAGCATCAGGTGGACTAATAGGTATAATGTTTAAGGATTTAATACATCGTGCGCGTCCATATGATCATTTATCAATTGATTCAGGATATTCATTCCCTAGTGGTCATTCTCTTGCCAGCACACTAGTTATAATGATTATTGTGTTATTTTTTATACCTAAAATTCACAATAAGCTATTAAAATGGTCATTAACGATAATGTTAACTATGGTGTGGTTGAGCATTCTATTCTCAAGACTATACTTCCATGCGCACTATCTTACAGATGTTATGGGAGGCGTTACATTTAGTCTATCTTGGGGCTTTGGATGTATCATGTTATATCAACAATTTGCAATGAAGTTGAATCAATTACGTATTTTCAAAAAGAATAAAAATTATCATGTTTTCAATTAA
- a CDS encoding GNAT family N-acetyltransferase, with protein sequence MIEKLNSIEEAPFDLLLLADPSMKLVLEYLHSGECFIYKDGSEIIGCYVLKKICVDRIELANIAVSENKQGHGFGKKLLLHLFDYAKQRGYKEIIVGTGNSSIGQIAFYQKVGFRMIGVEIGFFERNYNDKIYENGILCRDKIWFIKKV encoded by the coding sequence ATGATTGAAAAATTGAACTCTATAGAAGAGGCACCCTTTGATTTGCTGTTGTTGGCTGATCCTTCCATGAAATTAGTTTTAGAATACCTTCATAGTGGAGAATGCTTTATTTATAAAGATGGTTCAGAAATAATAGGTTGTTATGTGTTGAAAAAGATATGTGTAGATAGGATTGAATTAGCCAACATAGCTGTTAGTGAAAATAAACAAGGTCACGGGTTTGGTAAAAAACTATTATTACATCTGTTTGATTATGCAAAACAAAGAGGATACAAAGAGATTATTGTTGGGACTGGCAATTCTAGTATTGGACAAATTGCTTTTTATCAAAAAGTAGGTTTCAGAATGATTGGAGTAGAAATTGGATTCTTTGAAAGAAATTATAATGATAAAATATATGAGAATGGAATTTTATGTAGAGATAAAATTTGGTTTATTAAAAAAGTGTGA
- a CDS encoding branched-chain amino acid aminotransferase — protein sequence MSEKVKFEQRDTLKEKPEGNLGFGQYFTDYMLSFDYDADQGWHDLKIVPYAPFEVSPAAQGLHYGQAVFEGLKAYKHEGEVVLFRPDQNFKRINDSLARLEMPKVDEELLLEGLKQLVDVERDWVPEGEGQSLYIRPFVFATEGILGVRASHQYKLLIILSPSGAYYGGDTLKTTKIYVEDEYVRAVRGGVGFAKVAGNYAASLLAQTNANNLGYDQVLWLDGVEQKYVEEVGSMNIFFVENGKLVTPALNGSILPGITRKSIIELAKELGYEVEERKVSIDELFEAYDKGELTEVFGSGTAAVISPVGTLKYEDREIVINNNEPGEITKKLYDTYTGIQSGKLEDTHGWRVVVPEYK from the coding sequence ATGTCAGAAAAAGTTAAATTTGAACAACGCGATACACTTAAAGAAAAACCAGAAGGCAATTTAGGATTCGGTCAATACTTTACAGATTACATGTTAAGTTTCGACTATGATGCAGATCAAGGGTGGCATGATTTAAAAATTGTTCCTTATGCACCATTCGAAGTTTCACCAGCAGCACAAGGTCTTCATTATGGACAAGCTGTATTTGAAGGGTTAAAAGCTTATAAACATGAAGGCGAAGTCGTATTATTTAGACCAGATCAAAACTTCAAACGTATTAATGATTCATTAGCACGTTTAGAGATGCCTAAAGTAGATGAGGAATTATTACTAGAAGGTTTAAAACAATTAGTAGATGTTGAACGTGATTGGGTACCTGAAGGCGAAGGACAATCATTATATATTCGTCCATTTGTATTTGCCACTGAAGGTATCTTAGGTGTAAGAGCATCTCATCAATATAAATTATTAATCATTTTATCTCCATCAGGTGCTTATTACGGCGGAGACACTCTAAAAACGACTAAAATTTACGTTGAAGATGAATATGTTCGTGCCGTACGTGGTGGCGTAGGATTTGCTAAAGTAGCAGGTAACTATGCAGCAAGTTTACTAGCACAAACAAATGCTAATAATTTAGGCTATGACCAAGTGTTATGGTTAGATGGTGTAGAACAAAAATATGTTGAAGAAGTTGGTAGTATGAACATCTTCTTCGTTGAAAACGGAAAATTAGTTACACCTGCTTTAAATGGAAGTATCTTACCAGGTATTACACGTAAATCAATTATTGAATTAGCTAAAGAATTAGGATATGAAGTTGAAGAACGTAAAGTATCAATTGATGAATTATTCGAAGCTTATGACAAAGGTGAATTAACTGAAGTATTTGGTTCTGGTACAGCTGCCGTGATTTCACCAGTAGGTACTTTAAAATATGAAGATAGAGAAATCGTCATCAACAATAACGAACCTGGCGAAATTACTAAAAAATTATATGACACATACACTGGCATCCAAAGTGGTAAATTAGAAGATACGCATGGTTGGAGAGTAGTTGTCCCAGAATATAAATAA
- a CDS encoding 5'-nucleotidase C-terminal domain-containing protein, with translation MKRYLIPILVLCFIVFGITTGTTYAAESHTNQSNAPATTEVPQTTSQEASSTNKDSTNKHLALVSNTVSHDDEKTSSSETSTHPDATTSATQNTTSEKHNAPSQGSAFSQEKASSEPATSEIKSTQGAEVKESPSNSKETKPSQVATTSEQSKSTQVATAKKSPSTNVKQSPQASTQKQTKYDDSKTQQSAPVSTQETKNNKTSIKQSAPLSQHVNFSQKVATSSHNTDKHTILHTNDIHGRFVEDDGRVIGMAKVKGLKDKYNPDLMVDSGDAFQGLPVSNQSKGEEMAKAMNSVGYDAMTVGNHEFDFGYDQLLKLQKQLNFPIVSSNIYKNGKRVFDPSTIVTKNNVRYGIVGVTTPETKTKTSPSAVKGVDFKDPLTSVTQAMNHIKNNVDVFVILSHLGVDKSTQRSWRGDYLIDQLTKDGSFKQPIFVLDGHSHTVIEHGEHYGANNVLAQTGTALANVGRVDFNFQNKKASDIKASLINVADAKDITPDSQIDAQTKKANDDFLKETSTVVIPNNTVTLNGERAEARTQETNLGNLITDAMESYASKNFSHQPDFAITNGGGIRASIEKGKVTENDIITVLPFGNLISQIQVKGSDVEKAFEHSLSADTETQDGKKVLGANGGFLQVSDSLRVYYDIDKASGHRINAIKVLNKENGKYEDLDPNRTYYVTTNDFTANQGDGYDMFGGQREEGISLDAVVAQYIKKADLNEYNTEEPVRIINGQPESDAQPNTGKENNHNGNQSSNGHDSHQQIPGQNNDSESDNNHIGDNNDNTKDDKQSDSPNHGNVIEFPKTDHQQDNDNSDIIHNSGNPTQNGNGNGNNVIIPNTNGQMQQNNIKKDSIGHLVGASFENKATQDQLTSTDCNNAIKFPGQTVHKSNANSGTLITSNNDTSKNSKLIFAQQNESITSLPSAGIKDGDLEHGIAIILVVTGTGFIYLRTRKKSA, from the coding sequence ATGAAGCGATATCTTATTCCAATTTTAGTTTTATGTTTTATTGTATTTGGTATCACCACTGGTACAACGTATGCAGCTGAATCACATACAAACCAGTCTAACGCACCCGCTACAACAGAAGTACCACAAACGACTTCACAAGAAGCATCATCAACGAACAAAGACTCGACTAATAAGCATTTGGCATTAGTGTCAAATACAGTTTCACATGATGATGAAAAAACATCATCGTCTGAAACATCGACACACCCTGATGCTACAACATCTGCTACACAAAACACTACTTCAGAGAAACACAATGCTCCATCTCAGGGTTCTGCCTTTTCACAAGAGAAAGCATCGTCTGAACCTGCTACAAGTGAAATTAAGTCAACGCAAGGTGCTGAGGTAAAAGAGTCACCTTCAAATTCTAAAGAAACTAAGCCGTCTCAAGTGGCGACTACATCGGAACAGTCGAAGTCGACTCAAGTGGCAACAGCAAAGAAATCACCTTCCACTAATGTTAAACAATCTCCTCAAGCATCAACGCAGAAACAAACAAAATATGATGATTCAAAAACACAACAATCTGCACCAGTTTCAACACAAGAAACAAAAAACAACAAAACTTCAATAAAACAATCAGCGCCGCTGTCTCAACATGTTAATTTCAGTCAAAAAGTAGCAACATCTTCTCACAACACGGATAAACATACAATTTTACATACTAATGATATTCACGGTCGTTTCGTTGAAGATGATGGCAGAGTAATTGGTATGGCTAAAGTAAAAGGTCTTAAAGATAAATACAACCCGGATTTGATGGTAGATTCAGGAGATGCTTTTCAAGGTTTACCTGTCTCTAATCAATCAAAGGGTGAAGAAATGGCCAAAGCTATGAATAGTGTTGGTTATGATGCAATGACTGTCGGAAATCATGAATTTGACTTTGGTTATGATCAATTACTTAAATTACAGAAACAATTAAATTTCCCTATCGTATCTTCTAACATTTATAAAAATGGAAAACGTGTCTTTGATCCATCAACGATTGTTACCAAAAACAATGTACGTTACGGCATTGTAGGTGTTACAACGCCTGAGACTAAGACTAAAACGTCACCTTCTGCTGTTAAAGGTGTGGATTTCAAAGATCCTTTGACTAGCGTAACGCAAGCAATGAATCACATTAAAAACAATGTTGACGTTTTTGTGATTTTATCGCACTTAGGCGTAGATAAATCGACGCAAAGAAGTTGGCGTGGTGATTATTTAATAGATCAACTGACGAAAGATGGTTCATTTAAACAACCTATCTTTGTCCTAGATGGCCACTCACATACTGTGATAGAACATGGCGAACATTATGGTGCTAATAATGTGCTTGCTCAAACTGGTACTGCCTTAGCGAATGTCGGACGTGTGGATTTTAATTTTCAAAATAAAAAAGCGTCTGATATTAAAGCATCGTTAATCAATGTAGCCGATGCAAAAGATATTACACCAGACTCACAAATTGATGCACAAACTAAGAAAGCAAATGATGATTTCTTAAAAGAAACGTCTACTGTAGTCATTCCTAATAATACAGTGACGTTAAATGGTGAACGTGCAGAGGCGCGTACGCAAGAAACCAATTTAGGTAATCTTATTACGGATGCTATGGAATCCTATGCTTCTAAGAACTTCTCACATCAACCTGATTTCGCAATCACTAACGGTGGTGGTATCCGTGCTTCAATTGAAAAAGGTAAAGTTACTGAAAATGACATCATTACAGTGTTACCATTTGGTAATTTAATTTCTCAAATTCAAGTGAAAGGTTCGGATGTTGAAAAAGCATTTGAACACAGTTTAAGTGCTGATACTGAAACACAAGACGGTAAGAAAGTCTTAGGTGCGAATGGCGGCTTCTTACAAGTGTCAGACTCACTCAGAGTGTATTATGATATCGACAAAGCATCTGGACATCGTATTAATGCTATTAAAGTATTGAACAAAGAGAATGGTAAGTATGAAGATTTAGATCCTAACCGCACGTATTATGTAACGACTAACGACTTCACAGCGAATCAAGGAGACGGTTATGATATGTTTGGTGGACAACGTGAAGAAGGTATCTCATTAGACGCCGTTGTCGCTCAATATATTAAAAAAGCAGATTTAAACGAATACAATACAGAAGAACCTGTACGTATTATTAATGGTCAGCCAGAAAGTGATGCACAACCTAATACAGGTAAAGAAAATAATCATAATGGTAACCAATCGTCAAATGGCCATGATAGCCATCAACAAATACCTGGTCAGAACAATGATAGTGAATCCGATAATAATCATATTGGCGACAATAATGATAATACGAAAGATGATAAGCAATCTGATTCACCAAATCATGGTAATGTCATTGAATTCCCTAAGACTGATCATCAACAAGATAATGACAATAGCGATATAATCCATAATTCTGGTAATCCAACTCAGAATGGCAATGGCAATGGCAATAACGTTATCATCCCTAATACTAACGGTCAAATGCAACAAAACAATATTAAGAAAGATTCAATCGGTCATCTTGTAGGTGCATCTTTTGAAAATAAAGCAACACAAGATCAATTGACTAGTACTGATTGTAATAACGCTATTAAATTCCCTGGACAAACAGTACATAAAAGTAATGCTAATAGTGGGACACTAATAACTAGTAATAATGATACTTCTAAGAATTCAAAACTTATATTTGCACAACAAAATGAATCCATCACATCATTACCTAGTGCGGGTATCAAAGATGGTGATTTAGAACATGGTATCGCTATTATATTAGTAGTGACAGGAACAGGATTCATTTATCTCCGAACTCGTAAAAAATCAGCATAA
- a CDS encoding ornithine cyclodeaminase family protein produces MLVLNEQDQQELLDMKEVIDEVANSLKAFSEGKTETPLRYVLPFNESNRYLVMPALSDELKVVGIKTVTFAPDNPKRGKKTITGSVILSDYETGETLAVLDGSYLTKIRTGAISGVATKYLAREEAKTLCVIGSGDQAQGLIAAVMAVRNIGTVHFASRTKKNAEALAANIAKAYDVSTKVFDEADDAMEEADIVVTATNSNHPVYSHSLHPGVHLNAVGSFKPDMQELPSESMLVANKIVVESVEAAMEETGDLKVPQEEGIITQESLHGELGDIVAGKISGREDDKEVTLFKSVGLAIVDIVVANYFYKKAVKNNKN; encoded by the coding sequence ATGTTAGTTCTGAATGAGCAAGATCAACAAGAATTATTAGACATGAAAGAAGTCATTGATGAAGTTGCGAATTCGTTAAAAGCATTTTCAGAAGGTAAAACAGAAACACCTTTAAGATATGTCTTACCATTTAATGAATCCAATAGATATTTAGTGATGCCAGCATTATCTGATGAGCTTAAAGTTGTTGGTATAAAAACGGTGACATTTGCGCCCGACAATCCTAAAAGGGGTAAGAAGACAATAACAGGGTCAGTAATATTAAGTGATTATGAAACTGGAGAGACATTGGCTGTATTAGATGGCAGTTATTTAACCAAAATACGTACAGGAGCTATCTCAGGTGTTGCAACTAAATATTTGGCACGTGAAGAGGCTAAGACATTATGTGTCATTGGTTCTGGTGACCAAGCCCAAGGATTAATTGCTGCAGTAATGGCGGTTAGAAATATTGGTACGGTTCACTTTGCAAGTCGTACTAAGAAGAATGCTGAAGCATTAGCTGCTAATATTGCTAAAGCATATGATGTATCAACAAAAGTATTTGATGAAGCAGACGATGCAATGGAAGAAGCGGATATTGTAGTAACAGCGACAAATTCTAATCACCCAGTTTATTCACATTCACTTCATCCGGGTGTTCACTTAAATGCAGTAGGTTCATTTAAACCGGACATGCAGGAATTACCATCAGAGTCGATGTTAGTTGCCAATAAAATTGTTGTTGAATCAGTAGAAGCTGCGATGGAAGAAACTGGCGATTTAAAGGTACCTCAAGAAGAAGGGATTATCACGCAAGAATCATTACATGGAGAGCTTGGCGATATCGTTGCAGGTAAAATCTCGGGACGTGAAGATGATAAGGAAGTTACTTTATTTAAATCTGTGGGCTTAGCCATAGTGGATATTGTAGTGGCAAATTATTTTTATAAAAAAGCAGTGAAAAACAACAAAAATTAG
- a CDS encoding NUDIX hydrolase — protein sequence MKDLKVVYALIQNEEGNVLLVHNTDGGGWSLPGGKVKYGETLVEALKREVREETGLAIEVNDIVSINEGKSTQMNVHTLFIMFKAQVHDYTTEIQMKDEISTLGWCSIAEADEKLVYYHHRLKDFLNNKATYYYEGIVD from the coding sequence ATGAAGGATTTAAAAGTAGTATATGCGTTAATACAAAATGAAGAAGGAAATGTTTTATTAGTACATAATACGGATGGTGGCGGATGGTCATTACCAGGTGGCAAAGTTAAATATGGTGAAACTTTAGTTGAAGCATTAAAGCGTGAGGTTAGAGAAGAAACAGGCTTAGCTATTGAAGTTAATGACATCGTTAGTATTAATGAAGGTAAATCGACACAAATGAATGTTCATACACTTTTTATCATGTTTAAAGCACAAGTTCATGATTATACAACAGAAATACAAATGAAAGATGAAATTTCGACATTAGGTTGGTGTTCGATTGCTGAAGCTGATGAAAAGTTAGTATATTATCATCATAGGTTGAAAGACTTTTTAAACAATAAGGCTACGTATTACTATGAGGGGATTGTGGATTAA
- a CDS encoding GNAT family N-acetyltransferase — MPKLRQLRYSDKDALMEYLQEWYNNDEPIVPSNTDLSRYSSFEEMVDYLNKETTDKDWVPTTTRFCFIDDQIVGAVDIRHHLNRRLVNIGGHVGYGVAQSFRGRGIASFMLQEAKVFLKEMGVDKVLMTTNPKNIASQKVIKHSGGYEIESYIKKNGNLVSRFEIPND; from the coding sequence ATGCCAAAGTTAAGACAATTAAGATATTCAGATAAAGATGCTTTAATGGAGTATCTTCAAGAATGGTATAACAATGATGAACCAATCGTTCCGTCCAATACTGATTTATCAAGATACTCGTCTTTTGAAGAAATGGTAGACTATCTAAATAAGGAAACGACTGATAAAGATTGGGTTCCTACGACTACACGTTTTTGTTTTATTGATGATCAAATTGTTGGAGCAGTGGATATTCGTCACCATTTAAACCGTCGCTTAGTCAACATAGGAGGTCATGTCGGTTATGGTGTGGCTCAATCTTTTAGAGGGCGTGGCATTGCTTCTTTTATGTTACAGGAGGCGAAGGTTTTTCTAAAAGAAATGGGTGTAGATAAAGTATTAATGACCACAAATCCTAAAAATATTGCATCGCAAAAAGTAATCAAACATAGTGGTGGTTATGAAATTGAATCATATATTAAAAAGAATGGCAATTTAGTGAGTCGTTTTGAAATTCCTAATGATTGA
- a CDS encoding glycine C-acetyltransferase, with translation MVQSLHNFLDENIQYLKDNGLYNEIDSIEGANGPEITINGKQYINLSSNNYLGLATNEDLKTAAKSAIDSHGVGAGAVRSINGTLDLHDELEETLAKFKGTEAAIAYQSGFNCNMAAISAVMNKNDAILSDELNHASIIDGCRLSRAKIIRVNHSDMDDLRAKAKEAVESGQYNKVMYITDGVFSMDGDVAKLPEIVEIAEEFGLITYVDDAHGSGVMGKGAGTVKHFGLQDKIDFQIGTLSKAIGVVGGYVAGTKELIDWLKAQSRPFLFSTSLAPGDTKAITEAVKKLMASTELHDKLWDNAKYLKQGLEKLGFNTGESETPITPVIIGGEKETQEFSKRLKDEGIYVKSIVFPTVPRGTGRVRNMPTAAHTKEMLDQAIAAYEKVGKELGTIK, from the coding sequence ATGGTTCAATCATTACACAACTTTTTAGATGAAAATATCCAATACTTGAAAGATAACGGATTATATAACGAAATTGATTCAATTGAAGGTGCGAATGGCCCAGAAATTACTATCAATGGTAAACAATATATTAACTTATCTTCAAATAACTATTTGGGACTAGCTACAAACGAAGATTTGAAAACAGCTGCAAAATCAGCAATTGATTCTCACGGTGTAGGTGCAGGGGCTGTACGTTCAATTAATGGTACATTAGACTTACATGATGAATTAGAGGAAACTTTAGCTAAATTTAAAGGTACTGAAGCAGCTATTGCTTATCAATCAGGATTCAACTGTAACATGGCTGCTATTTCTGCAGTAATGAACAAAAATGATGCGATTCTTTCAGACGAATTAAACCATGCTTCTATTATCGATGGTTGTCGTTTATCAAGAGCTAAAATTATCCGTGTTAATCACTCTGATATGGATGATTTAAGAGCGAAAGCAAAAGAAGCTGTAGAATCAGGTCAATATAATAAAGTAATGTACATTACTGATGGTGTATTCAGTATGGACGGAGACGTTGCTAAATTGCCAGAAATCGTTGAAATTGCTGAAGAATTCGGTTTAATCACATATGTTGATGATGCACACGGTTCAGGCGTTATGGGTAAAGGTGCTGGTACGGTTAAACATTTTGGTTTACAAGACAAAATTGACTTCCAAATCGGTACGCTTTCAAAAGCAATCGGCGTAGTTGGTGGTTATGTGGCAGGTACTAAAGAATTAATTGATTGGTTAAAAGCGCAATCTAGACCATTCTTATTCTCAACTTCATTAGCACCTGGAGACACTAAAGCTATTACTGAAGCTGTGAAAAAATTAATGGCTTCAACTGAATTACATGATAAATTATGGGATAATGCTAAATACTTGAAACAAGGATTAGAAAAATTAGGTTTCAATACAGGTGAATCAGAAACACCAATTACCCCAGTTATTATCGGTGGAGAAAAAGAAACACAAGAATTTAGTAAACGCCTTAAAGACGAAGGGATTTATGTTAAATCTATCGTCTTCCCAACAGTACCACGTGGAACTGGACGTGTAAGAAATATGCCAACTGCAGCACATACGAAAGAAATGCTAGATCAAGCCATCGCTGCTTATGAAAAAGTTGGTAAAGAATTAGGTACTATAAAATAA
- a CDS encoding amidohydrolase — protein MLDWFQLASDKENRMIQMRRYMHQYPEPSFEETWTHNYILNQLSHLDCEIESPVGRNGIKATFQGNGHGPTIAFRADFDALPVQELNDVPYKSKNEGFMHACGHDGHTAILLGVAEIIHEQRHHLKGNVVFIFQYGEEIMPGGSQEMIDDGCLNNVDKIYGTHLWSGYSTGTIYSRPGAIMASPDEFSVTIKGKGGHGAKPHETIDPIVIMAEFILSAQKIISRTIDPVKEAVLTFGMIQAGSSDSVIPDSAFCKGTVRTFDTELQAHIQYKMDKLLQGLALANDITYEMDYIRGYLPVHNNVKAYEVVKQAANDLHLRFNESELMMIGEDFSHYLKVRPGAFFLTGCGNKDKGITAPHHNPHFDIDESAFKYAASEFLKILEIENVF, from the coding sequence GTGTTAGATTGGTTTCAATTAGCCAGTGATAAGGAAAATAGAATGATTCAGATGCGTCGCTATATGCATCAATATCCTGAACCTTCTTTCGAGGAAACATGGACGCATAACTATATCTTAAATCAATTAAGTCATTTAGATTGTGAGATTGAATCACCTGTTGGTCGCAATGGCATTAAAGCTACGTTTCAAGGTAATGGACATGGGCCTACTATCGCATTTCGTGCAGACTTTGATGCTTTACCTGTGCAAGAATTAAACGATGTTCCATATAAATCTAAAAATGAAGGTTTTATGCATGCTTGTGGTCATGATGGACATACCGCAATTTTATTGGGCGTCGCTGAGATTATTCATGAACAACGTCATCACCTAAAAGGTAACGTAGTATTTATCTTTCAATATGGTGAAGAAATTATGCCAGGTGGCTCTCAAGAGATGATTGATGATGGTTGTTTAAATAATGTTGATAAAATTTATGGTACACATTTGTGGAGTGGTTATTCAACAGGTACCATCTACTCAAGACCAGGTGCGATTATGGCATCTCCAGACGAGTTCTCAGTCACAATTAAAGGTAAAGGTGGCCATGGTGCGAAACCACATGAAACGATTGACCCAATTGTAATCATGGCTGAATTTATTCTTAGTGCACAAAAGATTATTTCTAGAACAATAGATCCTGTAAAAGAGGCTGTACTCACTTTTGGAATGATTCAAGCTGGCTCTTCAGATAGTGTTATTCCTGATAGTGCTTTTTGTAAGGGGACTGTGAGAACATTTGATACGGAATTACAAGCACATATTCAATATAAAATGGATAAACTATTACAAGGCCTTGCATTAGCAAACGATATCACATATGAGATGGATTATATTCGTGGCTACCTTCCCGTTCATAACAATGTTAAAGCCTATGAAGTTGTAAAACAAGCTGCTAATGATTTACACTTACGCTTTAATGAATCAGAATTAATGATGATTGGTGAAGACTTCTCTCACTATTTAAAAGTCCGTCCCGGCGCGTTCTTCTTAACTGGATGTGGTAATAAGGATAAAGGTATTACAGCACCGCATCATAACCCACATTTTGATATCGATGAGTCAGCATTTAAATATGCAGCAAGTGAGTTTTTAAAGATTTTAGAAATTGAAAACGTGTTTTAA